One segment of Carya illinoinensis cultivar Pawnee chromosome 1, C.illinoinensisPawnee_v1, whole genome shotgun sequence DNA contains the following:
- the LOC122300431 gene encoding calmodulin calcium-dependent NAD kinase-like, which produces MGHHNDMLQSAELVHQSSTDAASSLLVTALNEGRDVFMDGTLSWEPFVEQTIAMARNVHKCRYRMGVGYNVAEDGTITENYWEQVEEEDEEEEQAKENIGAPKRKPYRINLVGVVCDAYLAVVRGIRRAIIKGRAVRVNSQLKSHKRFASVFPRYCQLVDNARLYCTNALGGPATFKRSDLVLFDKREVMQFERLQKGVHL; this is translated from the exons ATGGGCCATCACAATGACATGCTTCAATCTGCTGAGCTG GTGCACCAATCTTCCACCGATGCTGCCTCATCACTGCTGGTAACAGCACTTAACGAAGGACGGGATGTGTTCATGGATGGCACTCTGTCATGGGAGCCCTTCGTTGAGCAGACAATTGCCATGGCACGTAACGTTCACAAATGTCGCTACCGCATGGGAGTGGGCTACAACGTGGCCGAGGATGGCACCATTACTGAGAATTACTGGGAGcaggtagaggaagaagatgaggaggaggagcaagcaaaagaaaatataggAGCCCCCAAGAGAAAACCTTACAGAATAAATCTGGTTGGAGTGGTTTGCGATGCTTATCTGGCTGTTGTCAGAGGCATCAG GAGAGCTATAATAAAGGGAAGGGCGGTGAGGGTCAATTCACAGTTGAAATCTCACAAGAGGTTTGCGAGTGTGTTTCCAAGATACTGCCAGCTTGTTGATAATGCCAGGCTCTATTGCACCAATGCTTTGGGTGGCCCAGCTACG TTCAAGCGTTCTGATCTCGTTTTGTTCGATAAACGTGAAGTTATGCAATTCGAACGGTTACAAAAAGGGGTACATTTGTAA
- the LOC122277591 gene encoding 40S ribosomal protein S15-4 translates to MADVETDVAAAGQPKKRTFKKFSFRGVDLDALLDMSTDELVKLFHARARRRFQRGLKRKPMALIKKLRKAKREAPPGEKPEPVRTHLRNMIIVPEMIGSIIGVYNGKTFNQVEIKPEMIGHYLAEFSISYKPVKHGRPGIGATHSSRFIPLK, encoded by the exons ATG GCTGACGTTGAGACCGATGTGGCGGCGGCAGGGCAGCCGAAGAAAAGGACGTTTAAGAAGTTTAGCTTCAGAGGAGTTGATTTGGACGCTCTCCTCGACATGTCTACCGATGAGCTCGTCAAGCTTTTCCATGCCCGTGCTCGCAGAAG GTTTCAGAGGGGATTGAAGCGGAAGCCAATGGCCTTGATCAAGAAGCTTCGCAAGGCG AAAAGGGAGGCCCCACCTGGTGAGAAGCCAGAACCTGTCCGAACCCACCTCCGCAACATGATCATAGTTCCTGAAATGATAGGAAGTATCATTGGGGTCTACAATGGCAAGACCTTCAATCAGGTTGAAATCAAGCCTGAAATGATTGGGCATTACCTGGCCGAATTCTCAATCAGCTACAAGCCTGTCAAGCATGGTAGACCTGGTATTGGTGCCACCCATTCATCAAGGTTCATTCCTCTTAAGTGA
- the LOC122277584 gene encoding transcription factor bHLH92-like, whose amino-acid sequence MMDLFFPQDFQSDMFWSEAFEAPPVSRSAFVAYTESPRIGFGAANSGSGPNPGNVNKRMMKFLTRSWHPRIEIQEHEKERGFRHMMNERMRREKQRQSYMALHSMLPFGTKSDKKSIIQMASKEIQELNGFVEELKRKNLEVEASLASVNGDRPGVAKIRLSVPNRASGIDSMVEVLKCVKTLGLETRTIRSNFSAQEFSTELEIETEMGAAEAEKAIKRALHLHEMERKQLHHFDEGRRS is encoded by the exons ATGATGGACCTGTTTTTCCCACAGGATTTTCAGAGTGACATGTTCTGGTCCGAGGCTTTTGAGGCTCCGCCGGTGAGCCGAAGCGCTTTTGTGGCGTACACAGAGAGCCCCAGAATTGGATTTGGGGCAGCGAATTCAGGTAGTGGGCCGAATCCCGGGAACGTGAACAAGAGAATGATGAAATTCTTGACGAGGAGTTGGCATCCGAGAATTGAAATCCAGGAGCACGAGAAAGAACGAGGTTTTCGGCACATGATGAACGAGCGGATGAGGAGGGAGAAGCAAAGGCAAAGTTACATGGCCCTGCATTCCATGTTGCCTTTTGGAACCAAG AGTGATAAGAAATCCATTATTCAAATGGCGTCCAAGGAAATTCAAGAGCTGAACGGGTTTGTGGAGGAgttgaaaaggaaaaacttgGAGGTTGAAGCAAGTTTGGCGTCGGTGAATGGGGACAGACCAGGGGTAGCCAAGATTAGACTAAGTGTGCCCAATCGTGCATCTGGGATTGATTCTATGGTGGAAGTTCTTAAATGCGTAAAAACATTGGGACTGGAAACCAGAACCATCAGGTCGAATTTCTCTGCTCAGGAGTTCTCAACTGAACTGGAGATTGAAACCGAG ATGGGAGCTGCCGAGGCGGAAAAGGCTATAAAGAGAGCACTACATCTACATGAAATGGAGAGGAAACAACTGCACCATTTCGACGAAGGTCGCAGAagctaa
- the LOC122300437 gene encoding uncharacterized protein At4g02000-like, whose translation MEELESKWDHLSLTEEENFIIELEPASVDLSEERGARSLVGRLWAERRVGKEVIRSTMAKIWRVGRGFGFQEIATNLFVIMFENQEDKLRILEGRPWLFDNWLFVLKPLDAFVPPQRMNFDKEVFWVRLNNLPLAIMNREIGKQLGGSLGEVLDVDVKEDGTGWGVFLRVRIELILMRPIARGRTVNLLGQKHWIPLKYEKLPKICFKCG comes from the coding sequence ATGGAGGAATTGGAATCTAAATGGGATCATCTCAGCCTCACGGAGGAGGAGAATTTCATTATTGAGCTTGAACCTGCAAGTGTGGATCTATCTGAGGAAAGAGGAGCTAGGAGTCTAGTAGGGAGGCTGTGGGCTGAACGTAGGGTGGGGAAGGAGGTTATTAGATCTACCATGGCAAAGATATGGAGAGTAGGAAGGGGATTTGGTTTCCAAGAAATTGCAACTAACCTGTTTGTTATAATGTTCGAGAACCAGGAGGACAAACTAAGAATTCTGGAAGGTAGACCTTGGCTGTTCGATAACTGGCTATTTGTATTGAAACCATTAGATGCCTTTGTTCCCCCTCAGCGGATGAACTTTGATAAGGAAGTTTTTTGGGTGAGGTTGAACAATTTGCCTCTTGCTATTATGAACCGAGAGATTGGCAAGCAATTAGGGGGTTCGTTGGGTGAAGTTTTGGATGTTGATGTCAAGGAGGATGGTACAGGGTGGGGAGTATTCTTACGAGTTAGAATAGAGCTAATACTGATGAGGCCTATTGCGAGAGGAAGAACTGTTAACTTGCTAGGACAAAAGCACTGGATCCCACTGAAATATGAAAAGCTACCtaagatttgttttaaatgtggGTGA
- the LOC122300451 gene encoding uncharacterized protein LOC122300451: MGTWKKDLIEQIFNEEEAEIICSIPLSRLGMLDRMMWSGSAKGLFSVKSAYHLEHSRVREGKGEYSMMAEAKQVWESIWKLNVQGVVKLFLWKACHDLLPTRLNLFKKRVIECNKCPVCENEVETTIHAVWCCPAASDVWAESDSPVQKWAVAELEFIELWKKLNSSLDGDEIKLVACTLRGIWLRRNLLIFEKKFESSKRILSAAKQGRDEFIAAKLQNFKSKPDKGEVKWQKPTNVLGKFNWDASISVQEKKVGIGVIVRNADGDILHV; the protein is encoded by the coding sequence ATGGGTACCTGGAAGAAGGATTTGATAGAGCAGATTTTCAATGAAGAAGAGGCTGAAATAATCTGCAGTATTCCACTTAGTAGGCTGGGTATGTTGGATAGAATGATGTGGAGTGGCTCGGCTAAAGGTTTGTTTTCAGTTAAAAGTGCTTACCATCTAGAGCACTCGAGGGTTAGAGAGGGCAAAGGTGAATATTCAATGATGGCTGAGGCTAAACAGGTTTGGGAATCAATCTGGAAGTTGAATGTACAAGGGGTTGTGAAGCTTTTTTTATGGAAAGCTTGCCATGATTTATTACCCACAAGATTGAATTTGTTTAAGAAGCGTGTCATTGAATGCAACAAATGTCCAGTATGTGAGAATGAAGTGGAGACAACTATCCATGCGGTGTGGTGTTGTCCAGCGGCCTCTGATGTATGGGCAGAAAGTGATAGCCCAGTGCAGAAGTGGGCTGTTGCAGAACTGGAGTTTATAGAGCTGTGGAAGAAGCTGAATTCCAGCTTGGATGGAGATGAGATTAAGTTAGTGGCTTGCACTCTAAGAGGTATTTGGCTGAGAAGaaacttattaatttttgaaaagaaatttgagaGCTCGAAAAGAATCTTGAGTGCTGCAAAACAAGGAAGGGATGAGTTTATTGCTGCCAAACTTCAGAATTTCAAAAGTAAACCAGATAAAGGAGAAGTTAAGTGGCAAAAACCAACAAATGTGCTCGGCAAGTTTAATTGGGACGCATCAATCAGTGTGCAGGAAAAGAAGGTGGGAATTGGTGTGATTGTGAGGAATGCTGATGGGGATATTCTGCATGTTTGA